A stretch of the Desulfuribacillus alkaliarsenatis genome encodes the following:
- the pgeF gene encoding peptidoglycan editing factor PgeF encodes MLPVLHQEQADVRWIEINDTCDRQEVKLAFTCRSGGYSVAPYNSLNMAIHVGDVKDVVMKNRQKILSVFNIDISNSVSAEQIHKDSIHIVNKHDIGKGTTDKSPIPETDGLITTEFGIALLSFYADCVPIYVWDVTRGIIGIAHAGWKGTVLDIGGKMVENFSALYNSELSNIKIAIGPSICSNCYEVDDNVINKYKSLFNENELNLIYSCKSEGKYLLDLRKANEILLLKRGILSKHILHMNQCTSCNPDLFFSYRYNQGDTGRMAAIIMQKRIDVKHE; translated from the coding sequence ATGTTACCTGTTTTACATCAAGAGCAAGCAGATGTTAGATGGATTGAAATTAATGATACTTGTGATAGACAAGAAGTTAAACTTGCTTTCACTTGTAGATCTGGTGGCTATAGTGTTGCGCCCTATAATAGCCTTAACATGGCAATACATGTTGGTGATGTAAAAGACGTTGTAATGAAAAACAGACAGAAAATTCTATCCGTTTTTAATATAGATATAAGTAATTCTGTTAGTGCTGAACAAATTCATAAAGATAGTATACATATTGTAAATAAGCATGATATAGGTAAAGGTACTACAGACAAAAGTCCGATACCTGAAACAGATGGGTTAATAACTACAGAATTTGGTATTGCATTATTATCATTTTACGCAGATTGTGTGCCAATCTATGTTTGGGATGTGACCAGAGGGATAATTGGTATTGCTCATGCAGGATGGAAGGGGACCGTTTTAGATATTGGTGGCAAAATGGTTGAAAATTTTAGTGCACTTTATAATTCGGAACTTAGTAATATAAAAATTGCCATCGGTCCATCTATATGTAGTAATTGTTACGAAGTTGATGATAATGTAATTAATAAGTATAAATCTTTATTTAATGAAAATGAGTTAAATTTAATATATAGTTGTAAGTCAGAAGGAAAATACTTATTAGATTTACGTAAAGCTAATGAGATTCTACTGTTAAAAAGAGGTATATTATCTAAACATATATTACATATGAATCAATGTACGTCCTGTAATCCAGATTTATTTTTTTCTTATAGATATAATCAAGGAGATACGGGGAGAATGGCGGCGATTATTATGCAAAAAAGGATTGATGTTAAACATGAATAA
- a CDS encoding YlmC/YmxH family sporulation protein: MVKLSDFQSKDVINIMDGRRLGVISDFDLDLKEGYIKSIIVPAGGKFLGLFSDRQDIIIPWRQIRKIGVDVILVELDDSTIAEHRNEEGRTIRIDQDKSRPYYRCR, translated from the coding sequence ATGGTTAAGCTATCAGATTTTCAATCTAAAGATGTTATTAACATCATGGATGGTAGAAGACTAGGTGTTATCAGCGATTTTGATTTAGATTTGAAAGAAGGCTATATAAAATCGATAATTGTGCCAGCAGGAGGTAAATTTCTAGGATTATTCAGTGATCGGCAGGACATTATAATTCCTTGGAGACAAATTAGGAAAATTGGAGTGGATGTAATATTGGTTGAATTAGATGATTCAACTATTGCTGAGCATAGAAATGAAGAGGGTAGGACAATTAGAATAGATCAAGATAAATCTAGACCGTATTATCGCTGTCGTTAA
- the sigG gene encoding RNA polymerase sporulation sigma factor SigG, with protein MKRNKVEICGVDTSKLPVLKNDEMKKLFVKYQSGEKWAREQLISGNLRLVLSVIQRFNNRGEYVDDLFQVGCIGLIKAIDNFDLSQNVKFSTYAVPMIIGEIRRYLRDNNPIRVSRSLRDIAYQALQVRDSLTYKNSREPSVYEISEVLNVPKEDVVFALDAIQDPVSIFEPIYHDGGDPIFVLDQIKDDREQDSFWTEEIALKEALHRLEGREKKILSMRFYEGKTQMEVAEEIGISQAQVSRLEKAAIKQVQKHVKT; from the coding sequence TTGAAGCGCAACAAAGTTGAAATCTGTGGAGTAGATACATCAAAACTTCCTGTTTTAAAAAATGATGAAATGAAAAAATTATTTGTGAAATATCAAAGTGGTGAAAAATGGGCAAGGGAACAACTCATTAGTGGAAATTTACGATTGGTATTGTCAGTAATTCAAAGATTTAACAATCGAGGTGAATATGTAGACGATCTTTTTCAAGTTGGTTGTATCGGTTTGATTAAGGCTATTGATAATTTTGATTTAAGTCAAAATGTTAAATTTTCAACATATGCTGTTCCAATGATTATTGGTGAGATAAGAAGATACTTAAGGGATAATAATCCTATCAGGGTTAGTAGATCATTGCGTGATATTGCGTATCAAGCATTACAGGTTAGGGACAGTTTAACATATAAAAACTCTCGGGAACCGTCAGTTTATGAGATTTCTGAGGTGTTAAATGTGCCTAAGGAAGATGTCGTTTTTGCATTAGATGCTATTCAGGACCCAGTGTCTATATTTGAGCCAATATATCATGACGGTGGAGATCCAATATTTGTATTAGATCAAATTAAAGATGATCGTGAGCAGGATAGTTTCTGGACTGAAGAAATTGCACTTAAAGAAGCGTTACATAGACTAGAAGGTAGAGAAAAGAAAATACTTTCAATGAGATTTTATGAGGGTAAAACACAAATGGAAGTTGCGGAAGAAATAGGAATTTCGCAAGCACAAGTATCTAGGTTAGAGAAGGCAGCAATTAAACAGGTGCAAAAACATGTTAAAACGTAA